A window of the Xenopus laevis strain J_2021 chromosome 9_10L, Xenopus_laevis_v10.1, whole genome shotgun sequence genome harbors these coding sequences:
- the LOC108703775 gene encoding zinc finger protein OZF: protein MSNIIQLLTGEEWDYIGKKKNNRQSPSLERECRDKVNLQSRFFSKDDTSCSLAEDSFFCEDKNLTNTSWAEQSPPENALKEESALCEGEDHPDCSINLLTEQIQGTDAPTLITGYSLNDSLADNYISVAVKDEPTSCEESNQSDCSINPLTEQIQGTDTHTPIMEYSLNNSLADNYILNGIKVESVTWEEENQSEDSNNSGTEQIKGVHASTSLMGCSLLDRNSTYMAEFHNKSLHTSELSRETLQVTYNCRECNKDFSTKSSLARHQRAHTGAKPFSCSDCGKCFKRVAHLERHKRTHTGEKPFSCTQCGKCFTRHTQLTAHTRLHTGEKPFSCSECGKSFILHSQLKVHCRIHTGEKPFSCSECGKCFALASQLKVHGRSHSGEKPFTCSECGKGFSQSSALKVHVRIHSEEKTFSCSVCGKCFKHRSNLLIHLRIHAGDMPFSCSECGKCFIHRSHLKLHETIHTGGKQLTCSDCGKSFAYLSDLNFHRRIHTRENLFTCAECGKCFTRRSLLNVHSRIHTGEKPFACTQCGECFRYRSQLNVHQKIHQ from the exons atgtccaacatcatccagctgctgactggagag GAGTGGGACTATATaggaaagaagaagaataatCGCCAATCCCCTTCACTGG AACGGGAATGCAGAGATAAAGTTAATCTGCAATCAAGGTTCTTTTCTAAAGATGACACAAGCTGTAGTTTGGCTGAAGATTCCTTTTTTTGTGAAGACAAAAATCTCACAAACACTTCTTGGGCTGAACAGTCCCCACCAGAGAATGCTCTTAAGGAAGAGTCCGCCTTATGTGAAGGGGAAGACCACCCAGACTGCAGCATTAATCtacttacagaacagatacagggaacagatgcACCAACTCTTATCACTGGATACAGCCTGAATGACAGCTTGGCAGATAATTATATATCAGTAGCTGTTAAAGACGAGCCAACTTCATGCGAAgagagtaaccaatcagattgcagcattaatccacttacagaacagatacagggaacagatacacaCACTCCTATCATGGAATACAGCCTGAATAACAGCTTGGcagataattatatattaaatggtaTAAAGGTGGAGTCGGTTACATGGGAAGAAGAAAACCAATCAGAAGACAGCAATAATTCAGGTACAGAACAGATAAAGGGAGTGCATGCATCTACTTCTCTCATGGGTTGCAGCTTGCTAGATAGAAATAGCACATATATGGCTGAGTTTCACAATAAATCCTTGCATACCTCTGAGCTATCAAGAGAAACATTACAGGTGACCTATAACTGCAGAGAGTGCAATAAAGATTTCAGTACTAAGAGCAGTCTTGCTCGGCATCAGAGAGCTCACACAGGGGCAAAACCTTTTTCTTGCTCTgactgtgggaaatgttttaaacGTGTCGCACATCTTGAGCGACATAAgagaactcacacaggagagaagccATTCTCTTGTACCCAGTGTGGTAAATGTTTTACACGCCACACACAGCTGACTGCGCATACCAGACttcacacgggagagaaaccattttcttgCTCTGAATGTGGAAAAAGTTTTATTCTTCACTCGCAGCTCAAGGTACATTGccgaatccacacaggagagaagcctttttcttgttctgaatgtgggaaatgttttgcgtTAGCCTCTCAGCTCAAAGTGCACGGCAGAAGTCActcaggagagaaaccatttactTGCTCTGAATGTGGCAAAGGTTTTTCACAGAGCTCAGCCCTGAAAGTACATGTCAGAATCCACTCGGAAGAGAAAACATTCTCTTGTTCTgtgtgtgggaaatgttttaaacATCGGTCAAATCTTCTTATACATCTTAGAATTCACGCTGGAGATATGCCGTTTTCTTGTTCCGAATGTGGGAAATGCTTCATACATCGCTCGCACCTTAAACTTCATGAAACAATTCACACCGGAGGAAAGCAGTTAACTTGTTCCGACTGTGGGAAATCTTTTGCCTATCTCTCAGATCTTAATTTTCATCGCAGAATCCACACAAGAGAGAATTTATTTACTTGTGCAGAATGTGGCAAATGCTTCACACG
- the LOC108703842 gene encoding oocyte zinc finger protein XlCOF7.1-like, with product MGMWEEASDTGMKGKKKNKNEEERGKKERMVNLTLEMIYLLTGEHYIPRKKSDDGGALHAPGSVIQKENNKNDKKILELMSNIIQLLTGEVAIRTHHVSIYFSLDEWDYIKGNKDLYEEGIKEEPQQLHPMDCEYEDKRDITADLGGTLCSNNETSKTGAEGADFCDKGNSTNPEIFPVEQPPPANGIKEETTFCEGGNQSDCSINPFTEQIQGTDTPTPIMGCSLKNCGADNYILNGINEQSTSWEGGNQSDCSINPLTEHIQGTDTPTPIMGCSLNNSLSANYMSDNIEEEAVSWEEEKLSDFRVITVPQAIQNSRADNATIGCSLAEYWSMGSSSSKSQTVQGTSNGMECSKDRNNCLGRHRRCRKREEQFICFQCGDCFKTGSQLKSHVKTHDRKRIFCCSECGKCFPRSSELNRHVQSHPRTKPFCCFECGRSFKRYSDFYSHQIKHTGEEPFQCPQCGKRFTRSAYLNAHLRMHARKKLYSCSECGKCFTDQAPFIMHQRTHTGEKPFVCSECGKGFAQRSNLTSHQKIHSGEKPFSCSECGKSFKRRSNLKVHQRLHTGNKMFSCSECGKCFRDRSNLNVHHRTHTGEKPFSCSECGKCFTQRGDLKTHHRRKHQ from the exons atgggaatgtgggaggaagcgagtgacacagggatgaaggggaagaagaagaataaaaatgaggaggagcgggggaagaaggagagaatggtgaatctgacactggagatgatctatctgctgactggagag cactacatccctaggaagaagtcagatgatgggggggccctgcatgcccctggctccgtcatacagaaggaaaataacaagaatgacaagaagatcctggaactcatgtccaacatcatccagctgctgactggagag gttgccataaggactcatcatgtttccatctatttttccttggacgagtgggactatataaaaggaaacaaggacctTTATGAGGAAGGGATAAAGGAGGAGCCTCAGCAGCTCCACCCAATGG ACTGTGAATATGAAGATAAGAGAGATATTACAGCTGATCTGGGAGGAACATTATGTTCTAATAATGAGACAAGCAAGACTGGGGCTGAAGGAGCAGATTTTTGTGACAAGGGAAATTCCACAAACCCTGAAATTTTTCCAGtggaacagcccccaccagccaatggGATTAAAGAGGAAACAACTTTTTGTGAAggaggaaaccaatcagattgcagcattaatccatttacagaacagatacagggaacagatacacctactcctatcatgggatgcagCCTGAAGAACTGTGGGGCAGATAACTACATATTAAATGGTATTAATGAGCAGTCAACTTCATGGGAAggaggaaaccaatcagattgcagcattaatccacttacagaacacatacagggaacagatacacctactcctatcatgggatgcagTCTGAATAACAGCTTGTCAGCTAATTATATGTCAGATAATATAGAAGAGGAAGCCGTGTCATGGGAAGAAGAAAAGCTTTCTGATTTCAGAGTTATTACTGTTCCACAAGCAATACAGAATAGCAGGGCAGATAACGCCACCATAGGATGCAGCCTGGCAGAATACTGGTCTATGGGCAGCTCTAGCTCTAAATCACAGACGGTACAAGGCACGAGCAATGGTATGGAGTGTAGTAAAGACAGAAACAATTGTCTCGGTAGACATCGGAGATGCCGCAAAAGAGAGGAGCAATTTATTTGTTTTCAGTGTGGAGACTGCTTTAAAACTGGCTCGCAGCTTAAATCTCACGTGAAGACGCACGACAGAAAGAGAATATTTTGTtgctctgaatgtgggaaatgtttcccGCGAAGCTCGGAGCTGAACCGTCATGTCCAGAGTCACCCAAGAACCAAACCCTTCTGTTGCTTTGAGTGTGGAAGAAGCTTTAAGCGGTACTCGGATTTTTACTCCCATCAGATCAAGCACACGGGAGAGGAACCCTTCCAGTGCCCTCAGTGTGGCAAACGCTTTACTCGCAGCGCCTACCTGAATGCTCACCTGAGAATGCACGCACGCAAAAAACTCTactcttgttctgaatgtgggaaatgtttcacaGATCAGGCCCCCTTCATCATGCACCAGAGGactcacaccggggagaaaccatttgTTTGTTCTGAATGCGGCAAAGGCTTCGCCCAGCGCTCAAACCTCACGTCCCATCAGAAGATTCACAGTGGGGAGAAACCGTTCTCCTGTTCCGAGTGTGGGAAATCGTTTAAACGCCGCAGCAACCTTAAAGTACATCAGAGACTCCACactggaaataaaatgttttcatgctcTGAATGTGGAAAATGCTTTAGAGACCGCTCGAACCTTAATGTCCATCACAGAAcccacacgggagagaaacccttttcctgttctgaatgtgggaaatgttttacacAACGGGGAGACCTTAAAACACACCACCGGCGAAAACACCAGTGA
- the LOC108703757 gene encoding oocyte zinc finger protein XlCOF8.4-like, with product MSNIIQLLTGEEWQYKKRNKDINMEGIKNNPQQLCPPENNMSKVLVEENVFTANGDLKIAYISPFKCPPPANGIKEEAASCDRRNQSDCSINPLTEQIQGTDTPTPIMGCSLNNSLAANYILNGINEQSASYEEGNQSDCSMNPLTEQIKGTDTSSPIMGCSLNNNPTTNYVSHGIKQEPVSYQEKNVSDFRIITVSEKTAIVDHSLAANYISNVIKKAPASFERGNHPDYNIITVTEQKHGTDTPSPSMRFSPNNDSAVNYIPNGIKEASALCEGRNHPDYNVVMVTENIEGTDTPNPIIRNHPNNRFSEMMWDENMTNLNKDTSMSYEREHVLKEHYNCTECLKGFPRNEDLIKHLESHTGEQPCICSECGICFAHASDLRKHQKTHTGDKPIICLECGKCFTRRWYLSVHQKIHTGEKPHSCSECGKCFSRRSHLTLHQLIHTGEKTFSCSDCGKCFARRSRLTVHQRIHTGEKPYSCSVCGKSFRERSDLSVHLKVHTGEKPYFCSDCGKCFTRRTNLAEHQRIHTGERTFSCSVCGKWFTRQSRLISHEKILKRHQKTHLDGNPFSCYECGKRFAKRKYLAAHLKIHSGVKPFSCSECGKCFVRSTHLSLHQRVHTGEKPPLLSPEEQDFWVASGKADPKKLHTVSQAIRTGHVSIYFSLDEWDYIKGNREGMKGEPKQLHPPVCSHEDQSTIAANLEATLCYNNEPSNFVIEEADFCDNENLTTPEVSPAEQPPTANGIKEEAASWEGGSQSDCSVNPLTEQIQGTYTPTIMGCSLNTSLLDNYILHGIAEEPALYEGGNYSEYSVNLFTGQIQGTDTPTPIMGYRLINSSNEMSSATQQIRALQGIYTCSECHQSFYREIDLVKHQRIHSVEKPFSCSECGKCFTLRSNLNAHKKIHTGERPFTCSECGKSFIYHSTLISHVQIHKRLKPFSCSECGKCFTRRAYLNVHQMIHSGEKPYTCSDCGRTFTQRSYLIVHQRNHTGEKPFSCAECGKCFTLSSNLNVHQKIHTGEKPYSCSECGKSFTYNSSLISHQQVHKRLKPFSCSDCGKCFTRRAYLNIHQRIHSGEKPFSCSVCGKCFAQRPYLIAHEKTHSDENPFSCSECGKCFAQRTYLKAHLKIHSGEKVHSCLECGKCFLLRSRLIVHQKIHTGEKPYSCSQCGKCFTRRAQLALHQNIHTGNKPYSCYECGKCFTDPSTLNAHRKIHTGEKPYCCSECGKCFVRPSRLAAHQRIHTGKSLNFVLNVANIS from the exons atgtccaacatcatccagctgctgactggagag GAGTGgcagtataaaaaaagaaacaaggacATTAACATGGAAGGGATAAAGAACAATCCCCAGCAGCTCTGCCCACCGG AAAATAATATGAGCAAAGTATTGgttgaagaaaatgtttttactgcAAATGGAGATCTCAAAATTGCTTACATTTCCCCATTCAAATGTCCCCCACCAGCCAATGGGATCAAAGAGGAGGCGGCTTCATGTGATAGGaggaaccaatcagattgcagcattaatccacttacagaacagatacagggaacagatacacctactcctatcatgggatgcagCCTGAATAACAGCTTGGCagctaattatatattaaatggtaTTAATGAGCAGTCAGCTTCATATGAagagggaaaccaatcagattgcagcatgaatccacttacagaacagataaaGGGAACAGATACATCTTctcctatcatgggatgcagCCTGAATAACAACCCAACAACTAATTATGTATCACATGGCATTAAACAGGAACCAGTGTCgtatcaagaaaaaaatgtgtctgaTTTCAGAATTATTACCGTTTCAGAAAAAACTGCTATCGTTGACCACAGCTTGGCAGCAAATTACATatcaaatgttattaaaaaggCACCTGCTTCATTTGAACGGGGAAACCATCCAGATTATAATATTATTACAGTTACAGAACAGAAACACGGAACAGACACACCTTCTCCTAGCATGCGGTTCAGCCCAAATAACGACTCAGCAGTTAATTATATACCAAATGGTATAAAAGAAGCATCAGCTTTATGTGAAGGGAGAAACCACCCTGATTACAATGTTGTTATGGTTACAGAAAATATAGAAGGAACAGATACCCCTAATCCTATTATCAGAAACCACCCGAATAACAGATTTTCAGAAATGATGTGGGACGAAAATATGACAAACTTGAATAAAGACACAAGTATGTCTTATGAAAGAGAACATGTCCTAAAGGAGCACTATAACTGCACGGAATGTCTCAAAGGTTTTCCTAGAAATGAGGATCTTATTAAACATCTGGAAAGTCACACAGGAGAGCAGCCGTGTATTTGTTCAGAGTGTGGGATCTGCTTCGCCCATGCCTCAGATCTCCGTAAACATCAGAAGACTCACACGGGAGACAAACCCATTATATGTTtggaatgtgggaaatgttttactcGTCGCTGGTATCTCAGCGTGCATCAAAAAATTCACACCGGGGAAAAGCCGCACTCTTGCTCTGAATGTGGGAAGTGTTTTTCACGTCGCTCACATCTGACACTTCATCAGTTAATTCACACAGGGGAAAAAACATTCAGTTGCTCCGACTGTGGTAAATGTTTTGCCCGTCGCTCGCGCCTCACCGTccaccagagaattcacaccgGGGAGAAGCCGTACTCTTGTTCTGTATGCGGGAAATCCTTCAGAGAACGCTCGGACCTCAGCGTGCATCTGAAAGTTCACACGGGGGAAAAGCCATACTTTTGTTCAGATTGCGGAAAATGCTTTACACGTCGAACCAATCTAGCAGAgcaccagagaattcacaccgGAGAAAGAACCTTCTCTTGTTCTGTGTGTGGGAAATGGTTTACACGCCAGTCCCGCCTTATTTCACACGAAAAAAT CCTTAAGAGACATCAGAAGACGCACTTAGACGGAAATCCCTTCTCCTGTTATGAATGTGGGAAACGCTTTGCAAAGCGCAAGTACCTCGCAGCACATCTAAAGATCCACTCAGGGGTGAAACCTTTCTCTTGTTCTGAATGCGGGAAATGCTTTGTGCGGAGCACTCATCTCTCCCTACATCAGCGCgttcacaccggggagaaacc ACCCTTGCTGTCCCCAGAGGAACAGGATTTCTGGGTAGCCTCAGGGAAGGCCGACCCTAAGAAGCTGCACACGGTCTCTCAG gccataaggactggtcatgtttccatctatttttccttggacgagtgggactatataaaaggaaacaggGAAGGGATGAAGGGGGAGCCAAAGCAGCTCCACCCACCAG TGTGTAGCCATGAAGATCAgagcactattgcagctaatctggAAGCAAcattatgttataataatgagCCAAGCAACTTTGTGATTGAAGAAGCAGATTTTTGTGACAATGAAAATCTCACAACTCCTGAAGTTTCTCCAGCAGAACAGCCCCCAACAGCCAATGGGATTAAAGAGGAAGCGGCTTCATGGGAAGGAGGaagccaatcagattgcagcgttaatccacttacagaacagatacagggaacataTACACCCACTATCATGGGATGCAGCCTGAATACCAGTTTATTAGATAATTATATATTACATGGTATTGCAGAGGAACCAGCTTTATATGAAGGAGGAAACTATTCAGAATATAGTGTTAATCTATTTACAGGACAGATACAGGGAACTGATACccctactcctatcatgggataCAGGCTTATAAATAGCTCAAATGAAATGTCAAGTGCAACTCAACAAATACGAGCATTACAAGGAATATATACGTGCTCGGAGTGCCATCAAAGTTTTTATCGAGAAATAGACCTTGTTAAGCATCAGAGGATTCACAGTGTGGAAAAACCGTTTTCCTGTTCGGAGTGTGGGAAATGCTTTACACTTCGCTCAAACCTTAACGCACATAAGAAAATTCACACGGGGGAGAGACCATTCACATGTTCAGAATGTGGGAAATCTTTTATATATCATTCAACTCTCATTTCCCACGTGCAGATTCACAAAAGACTTAAACCTTTTTCTTGCtctgaatgtggcaaatgtttcacACGCCGTGCCTACCTTAATGTCCATCAGATGATTCACTCTGGGGAGAAACCATATACTTGTTCTGACTGTGGCAGGACGTTTACACAACGTTCATACCTTATTGTGCATCAGAGAAATCACACAGGAGAGAAGCCTTTTTCCTGcgctgaatgtgggaaatgttttacgcTAAGCTCAAACCTCAACGTGCATCAGaaaattcacacaggggagaagccATACTCTTGCTCAGAATGTGGGAAATCTTTCACGTATAATTCATCTCTTATTTCCCATCAACAAGTTCACAAAAGGCTAAAACCTTTTTCATGTTCTGACTGCGGGAAATGTTTCACACGCCGAGCCTACCTTAATATACATCAGCGGATTCACTCCggggagaaaccattttcttgttccgtatgtgggaaatgttttgcgcAACGCCCGTACCTTATAGCGCACGAGAAGACGCACTCGGATGAAAATCCCTTCTCCTGTTCCGAATGCGGGAAATGCTTTGCACAACGCACGTACCTTAAAGCACATCTAAAAATTCACTCAGGGGAGAAAGTGCACTCTTGTTTGGAATGTGGAAAGTGTTTTTTACTGCGCTCACGACTCATCGTACATCAGAAAATTCACACAGGAGAAAAACCATATTCCTGCTCTCAGTGTGGCAAATGCTTCACACGACGCGCTCAGCTTGCTCTTCATCAAAACATTCACACAGGGAATAAACCGTACTCTTGTTAtgagtgtgggaaatgtttcaCAGATCCCTCGACCCTGAATGCTCATCGAAAAATCCACACAGGGGAAAAGCCATACtgttgttctgaatgtgggaagtGTTTTGTGCGACCATCAAGACTCGCTGCTCATCAAAGAATTCACACAGGGAAAAGCCTCAATTTTGTTCTGAATGTGGCAAATATTTCGTAG